A genomic window from Anaerolineae bacterium includes:
- a CDS encoding bifunctional nuclease family protein, translating into MIRVVVDSIRVSLMSQHRVVVLREVDGDRYLPIWIGPFEADSITIELQGVPMARPLTHDLLKSILEELGAEVQYVVVNDLRDDTFYARIILDVNGERHEIDSRPSDAIALAVRVKAPIYVAPHVMDEAGILSESAEQAPELSEEEEENLSIFEEFLENLDLGDEEEDKK; encoded by the coding sequence ATGATCCGAGTGGTGGTGGACAGCATCCGGGTGAGCCTGATGTCCCAACACCGCGTCGTCGTGCTGCGCGAAGTAGATGGAGACCGCTATTTGCCCATCTGGATCGGGCCATTCGAGGCGGATTCCATAACCATTGAGCTCCAGGGCGTGCCGATGGCACGGCCCCTGACCCACGACCTGCTCAAGTCCATCCTGGAAGAGCTGGGGGCGGAGGTGCAGTACGTCGTCGTCAATGACCTGCGGGACGACACCTTCTACGCCCGCATTATCCTGGATGTCAACGGCGAGCGCCACGAGATTGACTCTCGCCCCAGCGACGCCATCGCGCTGGCCGTGCGGGTCAAGGCGCCCATTTATGTGGCTCCCCATGTCATGGACGAGGCCGGCATCCTCTCCGAATCCGCAGAACAGGCCCCCGAACTCTCCGAAGAAGAGGAAGAGAACCTCTCCATCTTCGAGGAATTCCTGGAGAATCTGGACCTGGGCGACGAAGAGGAGGACAAGAAGTAG